A window from Pyrococcus yayanosii CH1 encodes these proteins:
- a CDS encoding glycine zipper domain-containing protein yields MGLFFSLFRPKEDEDIVKDEKRKRKVAGIAIMLMLLISIYAEPVAAWEWPKPNWEAVVNFFDTLKNNLLGGVGGALAGAKVGASIGAMVGGPVGAAIGALAGGVIGFIGGSYLEQKIKEKIANTKLGQWLGLSTSETDFSGLLDTGKNVTLANFTSDYYIKNSLVSNLTREADMAALQDLQILISKLQSSIINYDFQASGDSGEFADIVLKGPEKIYGFSAFPIELELRPRGNSEVKDPICLTSVKIYAKDENGNIYWTRTWTFGEDEECLDPPTSFVWSFPTILKGPDPYVGYINDVLNGLADEKLVKDIFNATPEKFEIVAEVSGYRKIYYQDGSGNWIFDHNEPIHAVFTSLSAYRHIGGGTYVISGFAGSLPIYYQDSPEASEFTAFQMKAAGASSNLVARLWSSPLHILSATAPYKVYIQGNPGYFGGLNPAITDEARIVVYRITKDGHWELAAALPLEGVAHLGDLSAGKLLQGSVTYHADDSTISYRAFIVVKAWIQRDDGAQIPVWILMEPAIAPVDPTRKVTMDQYIEEIGNLVGDNSITLEEAQRLKAIADSLISSLQSKIEVAQSWKEKGEAENKDLVVEYASKAIYHYKEAIKYAEKLKNTDNSQDVLKYAEIVKEEEVIGDYYVRAAELAYYGQEGQAQSLVEDASKIEQNVKEIKGFSWLSFPTDWSDIKQVLPFLLKILASIAAIYISKQLFGGVGALIVAGIVFVWWIGPMFGISL; encoded by the coding sequence ATGGGGCTCTTCTTTTCACTTTTCAGGCCGAAAGAAGATGAAGATATTGTGAAAGACGAGAAGAGGAAGAGGAAAGTTGCGGGAATTGCAATCATGCTCATGCTCCTCATCAGCATTTACGCTGAACCGGTTGCAGCTTGGGAATGGCCTAAGCCGAATTGGGAAGCAGTTGTGAATTTCTTTGATACCCTGAAGAATAACCTTCTCGGTGGTGTTGGTGGAGCCTTAGCTGGAGCGAAGGTGGGTGCCTCAATAGGTGCAATGGTTGGAGGGCCCGTGGGAGCAGCAATTGGAGCATTAGCAGGCGGAGTAATTGGATTCATAGGAGGGTCATACTTAGAGCAGAAAATTAAGGAGAAAATAGCAAACACAAAGCTTGGTCAATGGCTTGGGCTAAGCACAAGTGAAACAGACTTCTCTGGACTTCTCGATACAGGAAAGAACGTAACATTAGCCAACTTCACAAGTGACTATTACATCAAGAATTCCCTCGTCAGCAATTTAACAAGAGAGGCTGATATGGCTGCATTGCAGGATTTGCAAATCCTCATCTCAAAGCTCCAGAGTAGTATAATTAATTATGACTTCCAAGCCAGTGGAGACAGCGGAGAATTTGCAGACATAGTGCTTAAAGGGCCCGAAAAAATCTACGGCTTTAGTGCCTTCCCAATAGAGCTCGAACTAAGGCCAAGAGGGAATTCAGAAGTTAAGGATCCCATATGCTTAACAAGTGTAAAAATTTACGCAAAGGATGAAAATGGAAACATCTATTGGACGAGAACGTGGACTTTTGGAGAGGATGAAGAGTGCTTAGATCCACCAACGAGCTTTGTGTGGAGCTTTCCAACTATTCTCAAAGGGCCTGATCCCTATGTAGGGTACATAAACGACGTGCTTAATGGTCTTGCAGATGAGAAATTAGTCAAGGACATATTTAACGCAACACCAGAAAAATTTGAGATTGTTGCGGAAGTTTCAGGATACAGGAAAATATACTACCAAGATGGAAGTGGAAATTGGATCTTTGACCACAATGAGCCTATCCATGCTGTATTTACAAGTCTGAGCGCTTACAGACACATTGGAGGAGGAACTTATGTAATTTCGGGATTTGCTGGAAGCTTGCCGATTTACTACCAAGACTCTCCAGAGGCAAGTGAATTTACAGCATTCCAAATGAAGGCAGCAGGAGCTTCTTCAAATTTGGTTGCAAGACTTTGGAGCTCACCTCTCCACATACTAAGCGCAACCGCACCATACAAAGTATACATCCAAGGTAATCCTGGCTACTTTGGAGGGCTTAATCCGGCAATAACTGACGAGGCAAGAATCGTAGTTTACAGAATTACGAAAGACGGTCATTGGGAACTTGCGGCAGCTCTTCCACTTGAAGGGGTTGCTCATTTGGGAGATTTATCAGCTGGAAAACTTCTGCAAGGTTCAGTAACATACCATGCTGACGATAGCACAATCTCATATAGAGCATTTATCGTTGTTAAGGCATGGATTCAGAGAGACGATGGGGCCCAAATTCCAGTTTGGATACTCATGGAGCCAGCAATTGCACCAGTTGATCCAACAAGAAAAGTTACAATGGATCAATACATCGAAGAGATTGGAAATCTTGTTGGAGATAATTCAATAACATTGGAAGAAGCTCAAAGACTCAAGGCTATCGCAGACAGCTTGATTAGCTCACTACAAAGCAAGATAGAGGTTGCACAGTCTTGGAAAGAAAAAGGTGAAGCTGAGAACAAAGATTTAGTTGTTGAATACGCTTCTAAGGCAATTTATCACTACAAAGAAGCTATAAAATATGCCGAGAAGCTCAAGAACACTGACAACTCCCAAGATGTTCTTAAGTATGCTGAGATTGTGAAAGAAGAGGAAGTAATTGGAGATTATTATGTTAGGGCTGCAGAGCTCGCTTATTATGGACAAGAAGGGCAAGCGCAATCTCTTGTTGAAGATGCTTCTAAGATAGAGCAAAACGTCAAGGAAATAAAAGGCTTCTCATGGCTCTCATTCCCAACAGATTGGAGCGACATAAAGCAAGTACTACCATTCTTACTCAAGATACTCGCTTCAATAGCCGCAATATACATCTCCAAGCAACTGTTTGGTGGAGTAGGCGCCCTCATAGTCGCTGGAATTGTGTTTGTTTGGTGGATTGGCCCAATGTTTGGAATTAGCTTATGA
- a CDS encoding helicase HerA domain-containing protein, whose amino-acid sequence MAVSIKQPTTQAVDIPYFDPSSGPYLGRLMNTNKKEKLYIPLKVGEANHIFMLGRTGYGKTSTMKALAEALWEYYHNQGKDVMIIIFERKYDYSKYQRLKQFWRKRIEELGKEEAERRHQFLAQYFKLQEQHPQLKHMLGFPGDFAMGLPNYILMDTLVSIKPYPVNIFTWHGLKPRSYPVRRIVFRPTRNIYAIKLDNGPKTEVVEGKIHLKDISFEMLAKKFDIPKGTAYGRILRKYWKVYKIHDPDRILHLAKTQEPVRESTLESLQSILEEIKADPLYLKGNLTKTGQEHKPFTEYLTTDKINVIDFSDNSDLDLEEQRLIVYLLWKKLKVIAGKRRVDIWIFFDEIQDLIGTAGEASRHNLAWLAMEELYRKGRSLSVNVVAGTQYLYKLPMSLIMGATHIAVIGALASPKDLDILRVAIMDGDKLNIPIEHDSFEEFVKRRKKKGRGWFSFDREFTVKMYFRPNQSF is encoded by the coding sequence ATGGCAGTATCAATAAAACAACCCACAACTCAAGCCGTTGATATTCCTTATTTCGATCCGAGCAGTGGACCATATCTTGGCAGGCTCATGAACACAAACAAGAAAGAGAAGCTTTACATCCCTCTGAAAGTTGGAGAAGCAAACCACATCTTCATGCTCGGCAGAACAGGCTACGGCAAAACCTCAACAATGAAAGCCCTTGCCGAAGCACTATGGGAATACTACCACAATCAAGGAAAAGACGTCATGATAATCATCTTCGAAAGAAAATATGATTACTCAAAATATCAGAGACTAAAACAGTTTTGGAGGAAAAGAATCGAAGAACTCGGCAAAGAAGAAGCAGAGAGACGGCACCAATTCCTCGCCCAATACTTCAAACTACAAGAACAACACCCACAACTCAAACACATGCTCGGCTTTCCAGGCGACTTTGCAATGGGATTGCCCAACTACATCCTCATGGACACACTCGTCTCAATAAAACCTTATCCTGTCAACATATTCACCTGGCACGGGCTAAAACCAAGAAGTTATCCAGTGCGGAGAATAGTCTTCAGACCAACAAGAAACATCTACGCAATAAAGCTCGACAATGGGCCGAAAACGGAAGTTGTAGAAGGAAAAATCCACCTCAAAGACATCAGCTTTGAAATGCTCGCAAAGAAATTCGACATCCCAAAAGGCACAGCCTATGGAAGAATACTCAGAAAATACTGGAAAGTTTACAAAATCCATGATCCAGACAGAATCCTGCACCTCGCCAAAACCCAAGAACCAGTAAGAGAAAGCACACTCGAAAGCCTACAATCAATCTTAGAAGAAATAAAAGCCGATCCACTCTACCTCAAAGGCAACTTAACAAAAACCGGACAGGAACACAAGCCATTCACCGAATACCTCACAACTGATAAAATCAACGTCATCGATTTCTCAGATAACTCAGATTTAGACTTAGAAGAGCAGAGGTTGATAGTTTATCTACTCTGGAAAAAGCTTAAGGTAATAGCAGGCAAGAGGAGAGTCGACATCTGGATCTTCTTCGACGAAATACAGGACTTAATCGGAACAGCTGGCGAAGCATCCAGACACAACCTTGCATGGCTGGCAATGGAAGAACTATACAGAAAAGGAAGAAGCCTAAGCGTCAACGTTGTTGCAGGCACGCAATACCTCTACAAACTCCCAATGTCACTAATAATGGGAGCGACACACATAGCAGTCATCGGAGCCCTCGCAAGCCCAAAAGACCTTGACATTCTAAGAGTCGCTATCATGGACGGAGACAAACTAAACATTCCAATCGAACACGACAGCTTTGAAGAGTTTGTAAAACGCAGAAAGAAGAAAGGAAGAGGCTGGTTCTCTTTTGATAGAGAATTTACGGTTAAAATGTATTTTCGCCCAAATCAAAGCTTTTGA
- a CDS encoding potassium channel family protein, with protein sequence MKKLEEIRECLIEMKNISSLMVDLAFSSVMYNSDDIADEVYLLEEKMDELTLRVKKLALKAAKNVDDPESLLSIIEMATINEQIGDSAYEIADIVLRNVEPHPIIRKIMHDVEEEIGRVKVNKGSILIGKSLKQLKLPTKVGVRLIAIKRDGKYIYNPSRDEVIREGDILIAVGSGIDRLRELSNEKGEEGELIEEE encoded by the coding sequence ATGAAAAAACTTGAGGAGATAAGGGAGTGCCTTATAGAGATGAAGAATATCTCGTCCCTGATGGTTGACCTCGCCTTCTCCTCCGTCATGTACAACAGCGATGACATAGCCGATGAAGTCTACCTGCTGGAGGAAAAAATGGACGAGCTCACGCTGAGAGTTAAGAAGCTTGCCCTAAAGGCCGCCAAAAACGTTGATGATCCCGAGAGCCTGCTGAGCATCATAGAAATGGCCACCATAAATGAGCAGATAGGCGACTCCGCCTACGAGATAGCAGACATCGTTCTCAGGAATGTCGAACCCCATCCGATAATCAGGAAAATAATGCACGACGTCGAGGAAGAGATAGGGCGCGTGAAAGTCAACAAGGGGTCGATTCTCATTGGAAAGAGTCTCAAGCAACTCAAGCTTCCAACAAAGGTTGGTGTTAGGCTCATAGCGATAAAGCGAGACGGGAAGTACATATATAACCCCTCCAGGGATGAAGTTATCAGAGAGGGAGACATTTTAATAGCGGTCGGTTCTGGAATAGACCGCCTGAGAGAGCTCTCAAACGAGAAGGGGGAAGAGGGAGAGCTGATAGAGGAGGAATAA
- a CDS encoding 2-phosphoglycerate kinase has protein sequence MIRVVDERGKISLPFSRGILTRSITSAGVDVDIAYSIAIEVQRELEGKGKTIVTKDEIRELTYRKLLEKGFKREARRYLFWRKFRKMKIPIIILLGGPTGVGKSTIATELAFRLGIRSVIGTDSIREVLRKVITPELLPAIHTSTFLAWREVKMVPEGISPVIYGFEAQVSAVSVGINAIIERARNEGLNAIIEGIHVVPGFVNMEHDMTFTYMIVAGSREELEARFYERTRYSRRSAEYYVSHLDEIMEIQDYLIRKAREHNIPVVENVELERTIGIIMADLMERITETLKKRGESYLLDL, from the coding sequence ATGATCAGAGTAGTTGACGAAAGGGGCAAGATCTCGCTACCCTTCTCACGTGGCATCCTAACGAGATCAATAACCTCCGCTGGCGTCGACGTTGATATAGCCTACTCCATAGCCATTGAGGTCCAGAGGGAGCTTGAGGGTAAAGGAAAAACAATCGTCACGAAGGACGAGATTAGGGAGCTTACTTATAGGAAGCTCCTTGAGAAAGGGTTCAAGAGGGAGGCAAGGCGCTACCTCTTCTGGAGGAAGTTTAGGAAGATGAAGATACCGATAATAATCCTTCTCGGGGGGCCTACGGGCGTCGGCAAATCGACGATAGCTACAGAGCTTGCCTTCCGCCTCGGTATAAGGAGCGTTATAGGAACAGACTCCATAAGGGAGGTCCTTAGAAAGGTCATAACTCCTGAGCTCCTTCCGGCGATTCACACATCCACATTTTTGGCGTGGAGAGAAGTTAAAATGGTTCCGGAGGGAATTTCTCCGGTAATATATGGCTTCGAAGCCCAAGTAAGCGCCGTTTCCGTAGGAATAAATGCCATCATCGAGAGGGCCAGGAATGAAGGGCTTAACGCAATAATAGAGGGAATCCACGTCGTGCCAGGTTTCGTGAACATGGAGCACGACATGACCTTCACCTACATGATAGTGGCAGGGAGCAGGGAGGAGCTTGAGGCGAGGTTCTACGAGAGGACCCGCTACAGTCGGAGGTCAGCTGAATACTACGTCTCCCACCTTGACGAGATAATGGAAATACAGGATTACTTAATCAGGAAGGCCAGGGAGCATAACATCCCTGTCGTGGAGAACGTGGAGCTGGAGAGAACTATAGGGATCATAATGGCCGACCTAATGGAGAGAATAACGGAAACGCTGAAAAAGAGGGGAGAGAGTTATCTCCTCGACCTGTAG
- a CDS encoding 2,3-phosphoglycerate synthetase — MRLVLIDGEHYPDVIRWALEKVGACCAVFVGGMEKIGGIEDIERVLGIPVYHDRDYLRAIERAVRENGVTEVIDLSDDPVLTPEDRFRIASLLLRMGVVYKGADFEFRPKEWKRLDIPSLAVIGTGKRVGKTAVSGFIARTLKELYRVVVVTMGRGGPEKPELIRGDEMKITPEFLLEVAEKGRHAASDHFEDALMAGVPTVGCRRCGGGLAGFSFLDIVEEGIRVAKTLNPQLIILEGSGGTFPNVMADAFIVVVSALQGVESVKSYFGPFRISLADLVVITIADAVPKEKLEELKGVIGRINPQADVHLTRFTPRLIGKVEGRAVVITTSPRAAERVAKELGERGIEIVGWSGSLANRAQLRKEMMDFPQYETVIVELKAAAVDVVVREVLRAGKKVVFLDNEPVNMDGKDLAGAVRELARRVVG, encoded by the coding sequence ATGAGGCTCGTGCTCATAGACGGGGAGCACTATCCTGACGTCATCCGCTGGGCCCTCGAGAAAGTGGGGGCTTGCTGTGCCGTCTTCGTTGGTGGTATGGAAAAGATAGGGGGCATAGAGGATATTGAGAGGGTCTTGGGTATTCCTGTTTATCACGATAGGGATTATCTGCGGGCCATAGAAAGGGCGGTCAGGGAGAACGGCGTGACCGAGGTGATAGACCTTAGCGACGACCCCGTCCTAACACCCGAGGATAGATTCAGAATAGCCTCGCTTCTTCTCCGGATGGGCGTTGTTTATAAGGGGGCTGACTTCGAGTTCAGGCCCAAGGAATGGAAGAGGCTTGACATTCCCTCCCTAGCTGTAATAGGAACAGGTAAGAGGGTTGGGAAGACGGCCGTGAGCGGTTTTATCGCGAGGACACTGAAGGAGCTCTATAGGGTAGTCGTTGTCACTATGGGGCGCGGTGGCCCCGAAAAGCCAGAACTTATAAGGGGGGACGAGATGAAAATAACACCCGAGTTCTTGCTTGAAGTGGCTGAAAAAGGGAGGCATGCGGCCTCTGATCACTTCGAGGACGCTCTTATGGCCGGCGTCCCGACCGTTGGATGCAGGAGGTGCGGTGGAGGACTGGCCGGCTTCTCCTTCCTTGACATCGTTGAGGAGGGAATAAGAGTAGCTAAAACCCTAAATCCCCAGCTTATAATCCTTGAGGGATCGGGGGGGACGTTTCCAAACGTCATGGCCGACGCTTTTATCGTCGTCGTGAGCGCCCTTCAGGGCGTCGAGAGTGTGAAGAGCTACTTTGGTCCCTTCAGAATAAGTCTTGCTGACCTTGTCGTTATCACGATAGCCGATGCTGTTCCCAAGGAGAAGTTGGAGGAGCTCAAGGGGGTCATTGGTCGTATAAACCCGCAAGCGGACGTTCATCTTACCCGCTTCACTCCCAGACTCATCGGCAAAGTGGAGGGGAGGGCGGTCGTCATCACAACGTCTCCAAGGGCCGCGGAGAGAGTCGCCAAAGAGTTGGGGGAGCGAGGAATAGAGATCGTCGGATGGAGCGGAAGCCTCGCCAACAGGGCCCAGCTGAGGAAGGAGATGATGGATTTCCCACAGTATGAGACCGTAATAGTTGAGCTTAAGGCGGCGGCCGTTGACGTCGTCGTAAGGGAGGTCTTGAGGGCTGGAAAGAAGGTTGTGTTCCTTGATAACGAACCTGTGAACATGGACGGCAAGGATCTTGCTGGGGCTGTAAGGGAGCTTGCACGGAGGGTTGTGGGATGA
- a CDS encoding AbrB/MazE/SpoVT family DNA-binding domain-containing protein has translation MPENQQIIEPLAKFHAQVYRNGRIAIPKNERDYFGIDQHDIVELIIRKIENGQIKGRGWFIAQLTVRGVLTIPLGLRKELDISDGDFVEVLLIGFIRIEDVVGERGLKIMRALRANDYRIISDEDEKRLLAMVAKGAYNMLFIAG, from the coding sequence ATGCCAGAAAACCAGCAAATCATCGAACCACTAGCGAAATTCCATGCACAAGTGTATAGGAATGGTAGAATAGCCATACCAAAGAACGAAAGAGATTATTTCGGAATAGATCAGCATGACATCGTTGAACTAATCATCAGAAAAATAGAAAACGGACAAATCAAAGGGAGAGGATGGTTCATAGCTCAGCTCACGGTTAGGGGAGTATTGACAATTCCCCTTGGACTTAGGAAGGAATTGGATATATCAGATGGAGACTTTGTGGAGGTCCTCCTAATCGGCTTTATTAGGATTGAAGATGTTGTAGGTGAGAGAGGACTCAAAATTATGAGAGCATTAAGAGCCAACGACTATAGAATCATCTCGGATGAAGACGAAAAAAGACTTCTTGCTATGGTTGCTAAAGGTGCATATAATATGTTATTTATTGCCGGATAA
- a CDS encoding integrase, translating into MRWPGFEPGSPARKAGDFAGLWVSLEEQFLEWLSGQVKAGKLSEETAAEYTRALKKFFDKYSPHSVEELESALTKENYKRHLCKALRKFVQFLKKQKIIDPVFAEELKESIPIKPTKESEVRISTEELLEAWEYHKRHSDEVTRLFFKILVFSGARLRTVHKMLTQFDERRLYILPNYPNIAKYALMERHGTKASLYIYMPAELVNEIKPVKIKEATIRKRLEYGRVNASTIRKWHATFLSMQGIKDHVINYIQSRVPRAILEKHYLDLELEADEAYSRVVDELKKVLEG; encoded by the coding sequence GTGCGGTGGCCGGGATTTGAACCCGGGTCGCCGGCTCGGAAGGCGGGGGATTTCGCTGGATTGTGGGTCTCTCTTGAAGAGCAGTTTTTGGAGTGGCTCTCTGGACAAGTAAAGGCTGGAAAACTTTCTGAAGAAACGGCTGCAGAATATACCAGAGCTCTGAAAAAGTTCTTTGACAAGTATAGCCCACATTCAGTCGAGGAACTTGAGAGTGCCCTTACCAAGGAGAATTATAAGCGTCATCTATGTAAGGCACTCAGAAAGTTTGTGCAGTTCTTGAAGAAGCAGAAAATAATTGATCCAGTTTTTGCCGAAGAACTGAAGGAATCAATACCGATTAAGCCGACAAAGGAAAGTGAAGTTAGGATATCAACTGAGGAGCTATTGGAGGCTTGGGAGTATCACAAGAGACATTCTGATGAAGTTACTCGGCTTTTCTTCAAAATTCTCGTGTTCAGTGGAGCAAGGCTGAGAACTGTTCACAAGATGCTAACTCAGTTTGATGAGAGGAGACTCTACATCTTGCCAAACTATCCCAATATTGCAAAATATGCTCTTATGGAAAGGCACGGGACAAAGGCATCTCTTTACATTTATATGCCTGCCGAGCTTGTCAATGAAATTAAGCCAGTCAAAATTAAGGAGGCAACAATTAGGAAACGCTTGGAATATGGAAGAGTGAATGCTTCGACAATAAGAAAATGGCATGCAACGTTTCTCTCAATGCAAGGTATAAAGGATCACGTAATAAATTACATCCAAAGTAGAGTACCAAGAGCGATTCTGGAGAAACACTATCTGGATTTGGAATTAGAGGCAGACGAGGCTTATTCTCGGGTGGTTGATGAGTTGAAGAAGGTGTTGGAGGGTTAG
- a CDS encoding ribbon-helix-helix domain-containing protein, with protein sequence MAREKLNGSGAFVWSVSIDKETLRMIKRLAKETGVNNQSAVVRMAIRELYKKIIG encoded by the coding sequence ATGGCCCGGGAAAAGCTAAATGGTTCTGGTGCTTTTGTTTGGTCTGTTAGCATCGATAAGGAAACACTAAGGATGATTAAGAGGCTTGCAAAGGAGACTGGAGTGAACAACCAGTCGGCGGTGGTTAGGATGGCAATTAGAGAGCTCTACAAGAAAATCATCGGATAA
- a CDS encoding CGP-CTERM sorting domain-containing protein produces MRKVATLLFVLLLLRPLVAAGGFYEDEYIVKAKVGADGSANLTVITFWFGSEEQIAKTYDEILGKANGSIERAMKLYGETQKAAIMRWFYQLGIHLKNVTVNVTSFTPKNMTVIVNGFAEDFARYFSYSDYWELMVDPTRGYGALTGDIKIPYTHKCRVTFIIELPKDAQVLEYPQEYSAKFNGSTFSVEGRVDGNTVIVTSEIFVKEGLTGEGLERLFGNYTGYFVRYRTSERGVEKYLTYTLSRHVRIDVLPDGRENVTIKTSYIAPQEYVNSMKLQILMRGVANVTDSIVKTGTDALIKQGVTVYEARARILGLDSEGPLVIEENYITKGFVKEKNGEYVFEVDPTFGLESSAFVRVGNEINQTVTIEINLPEGAEILEVPKPISRELKGNFVKMTVDKEGNKILISLSLHVRYGTPREDIEKMMENLTKEYIKFKLPTETKTEETEGGICGPVFFVGLALIPVLLYRSRR; encoded by the coding sequence ATGAGAAAAGTAGCAACCCTACTGTTTGTGCTCCTGCTACTCCGGCCCCTTGTTGCCGCGGGGGGTTTCTACGAGGACGAGTACATAGTGAAGGCTAAGGTTGGAGCAGATGGCTCAGCCAACTTGACAGTAATAACTTTCTGGTTCGGCTCTGAAGAGCAGATAGCTAAGACATATGATGAGATCCTCGGCAAGGCCAACGGAAGCATCGAGCGGGCCATGAAGCTTTATGGAGAGACCCAAAAGGCCGCAATAATGCGGTGGTTCTACCAGCTGGGAATCCATTTGAAGAACGTCACAGTAAACGTCACCAGCTTCACCCCCAAGAACATGACGGTCATCGTGAACGGGTTCGCTGAAGACTTTGCCAGATACTTCTCTTATAGTGACTACTGGGAGCTAATGGTGGACCCCACAAGGGGATATGGGGCGCTAACGGGCGACATCAAGATCCCTTACACCCACAAATGCCGGGTCACCTTCATTATAGAGCTTCCAAAGGATGCCCAAGTGCTCGAATATCCCCAGGAGTATTCGGCCAAGTTCAATGGGAGCACCTTTTCGGTGGAAGGTAGGGTTGATGGCAATACGGTTATTGTAACCTCCGAGATTTTCGTGAAGGAGGGACTCACGGGGGAGGGTCTAGAAAGGCTCTTCGGGAACTATACCGGCTATTTCGTAAGGTACCGCACCTCTGAGAGAGGCGTTGAGAAGTATCTCACCTACACCCTCAGCAGACACGTCAGAATAGACGTTCTCCCCGATGGAAGGGAGAACGTCACGATAAAGACCAGCTACATAGCCCCGCAGGAATATGTGAACTCAATGAAGCTACAAATACTGATGAGAGGTGTCGCCAACGTAACGGATTCCATAGTAAAAACGGGAACAGATGCTTTGATAAAGCAGGGAGTAACCGTCTATGAGGCACGGGCTCGGATATTAGGCCTCGATTCTGAGGGTCCTCTCGTCATAGAGGAGAACTACATAACAAAAGGCTTCGTCAAGGAGAAGAACGGAGAGTATGTCTTTGAGGTTGATCCCACCTTCGGCTTAGAGAGTTCTGCCTTCGTTAGGGTAGGAAATGAGATAAATCAGACGGTAACCATCGAGATAAACTTACCAGAGGGCGCGGAAATTCTTGAGGTTCCGAAGCCCATCAGCAGGGAGCTCAAGGGAAACTTCGTCAAGATGACGGTCGACAAAGAAGGGAACAAGATCCTCATATCCCTCAGCCTCCATGTCCGCTATGGAACCCCAAGGGAGGACATCGAGAAGATGATGGAGAATCTAACCAAGGAATACATCAAGTTCAAGCTGCCGACAGAGACGAAGACTGAGGAGACGGAAGGAGGCATCTGTGGGCCTGTGTTTTTCGTAGGCCTAGCTTTAATTCCCGTTCTGCTCTACAGGTCGAGGAGATAA
- a CDS encoding biotin--[acetyl-CoA-carboxylase] ligase translates to MLSLQTSIVGRKVIYLREVESTNDLAKLLALHEDEGTVIVADRQTRGRGRIGRRWESPEGGVWMSVILRPPLVLEDLPKVVFMGAVAVVETLEKFGIPGKVKWPNDVLVEGRKIAGILAEGKAGTVVLGIGLNVNNPVPEGAISMKDVLGSNVPLVDVFRTLIARLDEAYSLLKERPASIVEKAKSRMILGVPVIVVGEDIEGIAEDIDEFGRLIVRKPSGEVVKVVYGDLSIRFAQR, encoded by the coding sequence ATGCTAAGCCTCCAGACGTCCATCGTGGGGAGAAAGGTTATCTACCTGAGAGAGGTCGAATCCACGAATGACCTAGCAAAGCTCCTCGCGCTCCACGAGGATGAAGGAACTGTTATCGTGGCCGACAGACAGACCAGAGGACGTGGGAGAATTGGAAGGCGGTGGGAATCTCCCGAGGGAGGGGTATGGATGAGCGTCATATTGAGGCCCCCACTTGTTTTGGAGGACTTGCCAAAGGTCGTCTTCATGGGAGCGGTGGCGGTGGTTGAGACCCTCGAGAAGTTCGGAATACCCGGAAAAGTCAAGTGGCCAAATGACGTCCTCGTGGAGGGTAGGAAAATCGCCGGGATACTTGCGGAGGGAAAGGCAGGAACTGTGGTACTCGGAATAGGCCTCAACGTCAACAATCCCGTTCCAGAAGGGGCGATATCTATGAAGGATGTTCTGGGAAGTAACGTCCCGCTCGTCGATGTCTTCAGGACCCTTATCGCGAGGCTCGACGAGGCATACTCCCTTCTTAAGGAGAGGCCCGCCTCCATCGTGGAAAAGGCAAAATCTCGTATGATACTGGGCGTTCCAGTCATCGTAGTCGGGGAGGATATCGAGGGTATAGCCGAGGACATTGATGAGTTTGGGCGGCTGATAGTGAGAAAGCCCTCGGGAGAGGTTGTCAAGGTCGTCTACGGTGATCTATCCATAAGGTTCGCCCAGCGGTAG
- a CDS encoding potassium channel family protein, with the protein MEEHEEFEYQPKSVREIFIEMKNIAELMVDLAYASILFGDKEIAEEVLDLEERMDLLNYHLTTHAVLAARNVREAEQVTAILQMANAIEDISNAAGDLAKMVLEGLELHPVIKEAIMESEEIIGKIVVSPDSVLVGRTLGELKLATNTGVWIIAVKRGRRWIFGPDKDFRIRANDVLIGKGTHTSVEHLREIARGVIRVVGNEKT; encoded by the coding sequence ATGGAGGAACACGAGGAATTCGAATATCAGCCAAAAAGCGTCAGGGAAATCTTCATCGAGATGAAGAACATCGCGGAGCTTATGGTTGACCTCGCATACGCCTCTATTCTATTCGGCGATAAGGAGATAGCTGAAGAGGTTCTTGACCTCGAGGAGAGGATGGATCTCCTCAACTATCACCTCACGACCCACGCCGTCCTCGCGGCAAGGAACGTTAGAGAGGCCGAACAGGTGACTGCGATACTCCAGATGGCGAACGCCATAGAGGACATCTCGAATGCGGCAGGCGATCTTGCGAAGATGGTCTTGGAAGGCCTTGAACTCCACCCCGTCATAAAGGAGGCCATAATGGAGAGCGAGGAGATTATAGGTAAGATCGTCGTGAGCCCCGACTCCGTGCTCGTCGGAAGAACGCTAGGAGAGCTTAAACTGGCAACGAACACAGGAGTCTGGATAATAGCCGTCAAAAGAGGCAGAAGGTGGATATTCGGGCCCGATAAGGATTTCAGGATAAGGGCGAACGACGTCCTCATAGGGAAGGGAACCCACACCTCCGTGGAGCACCTCCGGGAGATAGCGAGGGGCGTCATAAGGGTGGTCGGAAATGAAAAAACTTGA